In the Pseudomonas sp. ADAK2 genome, one interval contains:
- a CDS encoding AraC family transcriptional regulator, with protein MRETDSVAAYFVRAMIHRLMDNPQRLAAVLEQANIDPALLDQPTARVPASAFAALWLIQIRELDDEFFGLDRHGMPPGSFALICRALIQEPDLHKALRQCLANFALFLSDFRGTLTVRGKRAVISLQTRSTDHDVSRLGEETFLVLMISLLCWLGGRRIPIDRADFRHARVSLSDDRLLWGPNLTFGAERTEIEFASYYLRLPVVQDLASLKVFLRTAPQWLVIRFRNQHGLASHVHQRLRNSHYSQWPTLQAFALEQHLSPSTFRRKLEREGCSYQEIKDEVRRGVAFEQLRQSKASIGDIAEQLGFQEPSAFHRAFKKWTGESPGRYRARFQGESSKPPAECAE; from the coding sequence ATGCGGGAAACGGATTCAGTGGCGGCCTACTTCGTGCGGGCGATGATCCATCGTCTGATGGACAATCCTCAGCGCCTCGCGGCGGTGCTTGAACAGGCCAATATCGACCCGGCGCTGCTCGACCAGCCCACGGCCCGCGTGCCGGCCAGTGCGTTTGCCGCGTTGTGGCTGATCCAGATTCGCGAGCTCGACGACGAATTCTTCGGCCTCGACCGCCACGGCATGCCACCGGGCAGTTTCGCCCTGATCTGCCGCGCGCTGATCCAGGAACCCGACCTGCACAAAGCCCTGCGCCAATGCCTGGCCAACTTCGCCCTGTTCCTCAGCGACTTTCGCGGCACCCTGACGGTGCGCGGCAAGCGTGCGGTCATCAGCCTGCAAACCCGCTCGACCGACCACGACGTCAGCCGCCTCGGCGAAGAAACCTTCCTGGTCCTGATGATCAGTTTGCTGTGCTGGCTCGGCGGGCGCCGCATCCCCATCGACCGTGCGGACTTTCGTCATGCCCGCGTCTCCCTCAGCGACGACCGTCTGCTTTGGGGCCCCAACCTGACCTTCGGCGCCGAACGCACCGAAATCGAATTCGCCAGCTACTACCTGCGACTGCCAGTGGTTCAAGACCTCGCATCCTTGAAAGTGTTCTTACGCACCGCGCCGCAATGGCTGGTGATCCGCTTCCGCAACCAGCACGGCCTCGCGTCCCACGTGCACCAGCGCCTGCGTAACAGCCATTACAGCCAATGGCCCACCCTGCAAGCCTTCGCCCTGGAACAACACCTGAGCCCCAGCACCTTCCGCCGCAAACTGGAGCGCGAGGGCTGTTCGTATCAGGAGATCAAGGACGAGGTGCGGCGCGGGGTGGCGTTTGAACAGTTGCGCCAAAGCAAGGCGAGCATTGGCGATATCGCCGAGCAGTTGGGGTTTCAGGAACCGAGTGCGTTTCACCGGGCGTTCAAGAAGTGGACGGGGGAGAGTCCGGGGCGGTATCGGGCGCGGTTTCAGGGCGAATCCTCCAAGCCCCCGGCGGAGTGTGCTGAATGA
- a CDS encoding TetR/AcrR family transcriptional regulator, translating to MPMPERCERFAEYRDKVLELFASKGFGQVGMRELATCLGLAPGSLYHHYPSKQHLLADLIEEFYEELLATLGRLDKKAKRGMLPSLIQAHLNLHREMPWHFRLAERDSGCLNEDQQQRVRQLREQYECRLLLMLGAKSRLSAQGQLAAGHAIANLLNSAPGWLTQHALGEAERDELLESLVSGAIERVLRPSVPRAVA from the coding sequence ATGCCTATGCCTGAGCGTTGTGAACGCTTTGCCGAATACCGGGACAAGGTGCTGGAGCTGTTCGCCAGCAAGGGTTTCGGCCAGGTCGGCATGCGCGAGCTCGCCACCTGCCTGGGGCTCGCCCCGGGCTCGCTGTATCACCATTACCCGAGCAAGCAGCACTTGCTGGCGGACTTGATCGAAGAGTTCTACGAAGAGTTGTTGGCGACGCTTGGGCGCCTGGATAAAAAAGCCAAACGCGGCATGCTGCCCAGCCTGATCCAGGCGCACCTGAACCTGCACCGGGAAATGCCTTGGCATTTTCGCTTGGCGGAGCGCGACAGCGGTTGCCTGAATGAAGATCAGCAGCAACGAGTTCGGCAATTACGCGAGCAATACGAATGCCGGTTGCTGCTGATGTTGGGGGCCAAGTCCAGGCTCAGCGCACAGGGTCAGTTGGCGGCCGGGCACGCGATTGCCAACTTGCTCAACAGCGCCCCTGGTTGGCTGACCCAGCATGCGCTGGGTGAAGCGGAGCGGGATGAACTGTTGGAAAGCCTGGTGAGCGGCGCGATCGAGCGCGTGTTGCGCCCTTCGGTGCCACGCGCAGTGGCCTGA
- the rtcA gene encoding RNA 3'-terminal phosphate cyclase, with amino-acid sequence MKQEVIELDGAMGGGQVLRSGLSLSMVTGRALRIKNIRARRSRPGLLRQHLTAVLAAAEVCGAAVQGAELGSQVLSFEPGPIRGGEFSFAIGTAGSCTLVLQTLLPALLLAPQASRVRISGGTHNPLAPPSDFLERAWLPLLRRMGAKVELQLIRHGFVPAGGGEIEVFVQPSQLRPLHLLERGALVSQSASALVAGLALQVAVRELERVGKRLEMAPQVLHCVALDQDRGPGNVLLVEYVFEHVTEVFSGFGQATLRAEKVADGAIDQAADWLNSTTAVAEHLADQLLLPMAMAGGGSFTTPRMTEHLQSNIAVIERFLPVTIDCTVEGENRLMVECKSAVLTAPVAPSYAASAPATH; translated from the coding sequence ATGAAACAGGAAGTGATTGAACTGGACGGCGCGATGGGCGGCGGTCAGGTACTGCGCAGTGGCTTGAGCCTGTCGATGGTGACCGGTCGGGCGCTACGGATTAAGAACATTCGGGCCCGGCGCAGCCGCCCCGGTTTGCTGCGCCAGCACCTGACGGCGGTGCTGGCGGCGGCGGAGGTCTGTGGCGCCGCCGTGCAGGGCGCGGAGTTGGGTTCGCAGGTTTTATCCTTTGAACCGGGGCCGATTCGTGGCGGCGAGTTCAGCTTTGCCATTGGCACGGCGGGCAGTTGCACCCTGGTATTGCAGACACTGTTGCCGGCCTTGTTGCTGGCGCCGCAAGCCAGTCGGGTACGGATCTCGGGTGGTACGCATAATCCATTGGCACCGCCCAGCGATTTCCTTGAGCGCGCCTGGCTGCCGCTGCTGCGCCGCATGGGGGCCAAGGTTGAGTTGCAACTGATTCGCCACGGGTTTGTACCGGCGGGGGGTGGCGAGATCGAAGTCTTCGTGCAGCCTTCGCAGCTGCGGCCGCTGCATCTGTTGGAGCGCGGCGCGTTAGTTTCACAGAGCGCTTCGGCCCTGGTGGCGGGCCTGGCACTGCAAGTGGCTGTGCGTGAACTGGAGCGGGTCGGTAAACGGCTGGAGATGGCGCCGCAGGTTTTACATTGTGTCGCGCTCGATCAGGATCGGGGGCCGGGCAATGTCCTGCTGGTGGAGTACGTCTTTGAGCACGTCACCGAAGTGTTCAGTGGCTTTGGCCAGGCGACCCTGCGTGCCGAGAAGGTTGCCGATGGCGCCATCGATCAGGCTGCGGATTGGCTGAACAGCACCACCGCCGTTGCCGAGCATCTTGCCGATCAATTGCTGCTGCCCATGGCCATGGCGGGTGGTGGAAGCTTCACCACACCGCGCATGACCGAGCATCTGCAAAGCAATATCGCGGTGATCGAGCGTTTTCTGCCGGTCACTATCGATTGCACCGTGGAAGGGGAAAACAGGCTGATGGTTGAATGCAAAAGCGCGGTGCTTACTGCCCCAGTCGCTCCATCGTATGCAGCATCGGCTCCAGCGACACACTGA
- a CDS encoding VOC family protein — protein sequence MKINPYLIFNGDCKAAFTYYATALPGQIDMMMTFGESPAKEHVQTEYHNLIIHTRLSVGDQAIMGSDTTPDRPTDDMAGCSISLNVDSVAEAERVFAALAEDGTVQMPLEATFWAARFGMLVDRFGVAWMVNCEKDQ from the coding sequence ATGAAAATCAATCCCTACCTGATCTTCAATGGCGACTGTAAAGCCGCCTTCACCTATTACGCCACGGCCCTGCCCGGCCAGATCGACATGATGATGACCTTCGGCGAAAGCCCGGCGAAGGAACACGTTCAAACGGAGTACCACAACCTGATCATTCATACCCGCCTGTCGGTGGGTGACCAGGCGATCATGGGTTCGGACACCACACCTGATCGCCCTACCGACGATATGGCCGGATGCTCGATCTCGTTGAACGTCGACAGCGTGGCCGAAGCCGAGCGCGTCTTCGCCGCACTGGCGGAGGACGGCACGGTGCAAATGCCGTTGGAGGCAACCTTCTGGGCGGCCCGCTTCGGGATGCTGGTGGACCGGTTTGGCGTGGCGTGGATGGTCAATTGCGAGAAGGATCAGTAA
- a CDS encoding bestrophin-like domain produces the protein MNHLLIALIVFTCLFGSALVGSYVRQRLPSHHLSDDSVTVLKLATGLIATMSALVLGLLVSSAKGTFETTNAQLEGAAAKVVEFDRVLARYGPETQPIRTQLKHNYAEIVQVLQSRDRSRLAMLDSPEAINRSEALQQQVAALSPGTDNQRTLKASALQMMDAVFAARWLTMLQANQSIPPVMLVILITWLSIIFGSFGLFAPRNGTIVVVLMMCSASAAATILLVEELNRPLDGLISVSLEPMLHTMERLGQ, from the coding sequence ATGAATCATTTGCTGATCGCACTGATCGTATTCACCTGCCTGTTCGGCAGTGCCTTGGTGGGCTCGTACGTGCGGCAGCGATTGCCCTCGCATCATCTGAGTGACGATTCGGTTACCGTCCTGAAGCTTGCCACCGGCCTGATCGCAACCATGTCGGCGCTGGTGCTGGGCCTGCTGGTTTCTTCGGCCAAAGGCACGTTCGAAACCACCAATGCACAGCTGGAAGGTGCGGCGGCCAAGGTGGTCGAGTTCGACCGCGTGCTGGCGCGTTATGGCCCGGAAACCCAGCCCATCCGCACACAGCTCAAGCACAATTACGCGGAAATCGTGCAGGTCCTGCAGTCCCGGGATCGATCCCGGCTGGCCATGCTCGATAGCCCGGAAGCGATCAACCGCTCCGAAGCGCTGCAACAGCAGGTCGCCGCGCTTTCCCCCGGCACCGACAATCAACGCACGCTCAAGGCCTCGGCCTTGCAGATGATGGACGCCGTGTTCGCCGCCCGTTGGCTGACCATGCTGCAAGCCAACCAGTCGATCCCGCCGGTCATGCTGGTGATTCTCATCACCTGGCTGTCGATCATCTTCGGCTCGTTCGGCTTGTTCGCCCCGCGCAATGGCACGATTGTGGTGGTGCTGATGATGTGCTCCGCATCGGCGGCGGCGACGATCCTGCTGGTTGAAGAGCTGAACCGGCCGCTGGACGGATTGATCAGTGTGTCGCTGGAGCCGATGCTGCATACGATGGAGCGACTGGGGCAGTAA
- a CDS encoding nucleotidyltransferase domain-containing protein has protein sequence MDNYETHPLAPEMRARVLQELERIERERNVTVLYACESGSRAWGFASTDSDYDVRFVYVEKPEWFVQVDTPRDVIERPLDDELDVSGWELRKTLGLLRKSNPTLLEWLDSPLVYRSETAATLQLRELAEAFYSPPAARNHYLSMARKNFRGYLQGESVRFKKYFYVLRPLLAVRWIDQGRGRPPMTFADLLSTVDDRALLDEVAELLVLKRNADESAYGPRRHALHQFIATELERAVPELPRTQEDSRLLDQYLRDTVKHYA, from the coding sequence ATGGACAACTATGAAACTCACCCATTGGCGCCGGAAATGCGCGCCAGGGTGTTACAGGAGCTTGAAAGGATAGAACGCGAGCGTAACGTCACGGTGCTTTATGCCTGTGAATCCGGCAGTCGCGCCTGGGGCTTTGCTTCGACCGACAGCGACTATGACGTGCGCTTCGTCTACGTGGAAAAACCGGAGTGGTTCGTCCAGGTCGATACGCCGCGAGATGTGATCGAGCGGCCGCTGGACGATGAGCTGGATGTCAGTGGTTGGGAGTTGCGCAAGACCCTCGGGCTGTTGCGCAAGTCCAATCCGACGCTACTGGAATGGCTCGATTCACCCCTGGTGTATCGCAGCGAAACGGCCGCGACCTTGCAGTTGCGGGAGCTGGCCGAGGCGTTCTACAGCCCGCCGGCCGCGCGCAATCATTACCTGTCGATGGCCCGGAAAAACTTTCGCGGCTACCTGCAAGGCGAGAGTGTGCGGTTCAAGAAGTACTTTTACGTGCTGCGTCCGTTGCTGGCGGTGCGCTGGATCGACCAGGGCCGGGGCCGGCCGCCGATGACCTTCGCCGACTTGCTCAGCACGGTCGACGACCGGGCACTGCTGGATGAAGTCGCGGAGCTGTTGGTGCTCAAGCGCAACGCCGATGAAAGTGCCTATGGCCCACGTCGACATGCCTTGCACCAGTTCATCGCTACGGAATTGGAACGCGCAGTCCCTGAACTGCCGCGCACCCAGGAAGACTCCCGGCTGTTGGATCAGTACTTGAGAGACACGGTAAAGCATTACGCCTAA
- the rtcR gene encoding RNA repair transcriptional activator RtcR produces MSAKRTVAIGFIGATLDRVGKGANRWSHWRPSVGLCQQPDVLIHRLELIHGVDARDVSLAQRVREDIRQVSPDTEVRLHPMSLRNPWDFEEVYGALHDFTTDYTFDTEHEDYLVHITTGTHVAQICWFLLTEARFLPARLIQTSPARRQNEEDKATGTHALIDLDLSRYDRIASRFAHKRLEGLAFLKSGIATRNVAFNRSIEQIERVAVRSQAPMLLIGPTGAGKSFLARRIYELKRGRHQMQGRFVEVNCATLRGDGAMSTLFGHIKGAFTGAQNARDGLLRAADGGMLFLDEIGELGADEQAMLLKAVEEKRFFPMGSDKEVESDFLIIAGTHRDLRSRVAEGLFREDLYARINLWTFDLPGLAGRREDIEPNIDFELERHARDQGHLVRFNLEARRRYLAFASSSEAAWLGNFRELSASITRMATLADSGRIDEAQVEEEIDRLRYAWGLTQPSDDLDGLLGENVDIDLFDRLQLKAVLDVCRQADSLSDAGRRLFGVSRQAKAQPNDADRLRKFLARFGIDWKQMADLQ; encoded by the coding sequence ATGTCAGCCAAGCGCACCGTCGCCATCGGTTTTATCGGCGCCACCCTCGATCGCGTCGGCAAGGGCGCCAATCGCTGGAGTCACTGGCGACCGAGCGTCGGCCTGTGCCAGCAACCGGACGTATTGATCCATCGCCTGGAACTGATTCACGGTGTCGACGCCCGGGACGTCAGCCTGGCCCAGCGGGTTCGCGAAGACATCCGCCAGGTCTCACCGGACACCGAGGTGCGCCTGCACCCCATGTCGCTGCGCAACCCCTGGGATTTCGAAGAGGTGTACGGCGCGCTGCACGACTTCACCACCGACTACACCTTCGACACCGAGCACGAGGATTACCTCGTGCACATCACCACCGGCACCCACGTCGCGCAGATTTGCTGGTTCCTGCTGACCGAGGCGCGGTTTTTACCGGCGAGGTTGATCCAGACCTCCCCGGCCCGGCGCCAGAACGAAGAGGATAAAGCCACCGGCACCCACGCCCTGATCGACCTCGACCTGTCGCGCTACGACCGCATCGCTTCACGTTTCGCCCATAAACGCCTCGAAGGCCTGGCGTTTCTGAAGTCCGGGATCGCCACCCGCAACGTGGCGTTCAACCGCTCCATCGAGCAGATCGAACGCGTGGCGGTGCGCTCCCAGGCGCCGATGCTGCTGATCGGCCCGACCGGTGCCGGCAAGTCATTCCTGGCCCGACGCATCTATGAACTCAAGCGCGGCCGTCATCAAATGCAGGGGCGCTTTGTGGAAGTGAACTGCGCGACCTTGCGCGGCGACGGCGCCATGTCGACGCTGTTCGGCCACATCAAAGGCGCATTCACCGGCGCACAGAATGCCCGCGACGGTCTATTGCGCGCAGCCGATGGCGGCATGCTGTTTCTCGATGAGATCGGTGAACTGGGCGCCGACGAACAAGCCATGCTGCTCAAAGCCGTCGAAGAGAAACGCTTCTTCCCCATGGGCTCGGACAAGGAAGTGGAAAGCGACTTCCTGATCATCGCCGGCACCCACCGTGACCTGCGCAGTCGCGTCGCCGAAGGCCTGTTTCGCGAAGACTTGTATGCGCGGATCAACCTGTGGACGTTCGACCTGCCCGGCCTGGCGGGTCGGCGCGAAGACATCGAGCCCAACATCGATTTCGAACTGGAACGCCATGCCCGCGATCAAGGCCATTTGGTGCGCTTCAACCTGGAGGCCCGACGCCGCTACCTGGCGTTTGCCAGCTCCAGCGAAGCCGCTTGGCTGGGTAACTTTCGCGAGTTGTCGGCATCGATCACGCGCATGGCGACCCTCGCCGACAGCGGGCGCATCGATGAGGCTCAGGTCGAGGAAGAGATTGACCGCCTGCGCTATGCCTGGGGCCTGACGCAACCCAGTGATGACCTGGATGGATTGCTGGGTGAGAACGTCGACATCGACCTGTTTGATCGCCTGCAACTGAAAGCCGTGCTCGACGTTTGCCGGCAGGCGGACAGTTTGTCTGATGCGGGGCGACGTCTGTTTGGCGTGTCGCGCCAGGCCAAGGCACAGCCGAACGATGCGGATCGCTTGCGTAAATTCCTGGCGCGATTCGGGATTGATTGGAAGCAAATGGCTGATTTGCAGTGA
- a CDS encoding RtcB family protein, with translation MQEHTYQLLEVANGKPIKLWTEGVPVENEAREQLMNTAKMPFIFKHLAVMPDVHLGKGSTIGSVIPTVGAIIPAAVGVDIGCGMIAARTSLMAADLPDNLHGLRSAIEQAVPHGRSSPRSRRDKGAWDEIPRQADQAWAALDPRFKLITDKYPTLAKTNNRGHLGTLGSGNHFIEVCLDEANRVWFMLHSGSRGVGNAIGNLFIQLAQADMRQHIADLPDRDLAYFEEGSQHFDDYVEAVGWAQDFAKQNRALMMQAVIQATRQVISKPFEVALEAVNCHHNYVQKERHFGEEILVTRKGAVSAKKGELGIIPGSMGAKSFIVRGLGNEQSFCSCSHGAGRTMSRTKAKNTFTLEDQIRATAHVECRKDAAVIDEIPMAYKDIDKVMHAQRELVEVLHTLRQVVCVKG, from the coding sequence ATGCAAGAACATACCTACCAACTGCTGGAAGTCGCCAACGGCAAACCGATCAAGCTCTGGACCGAAGGCGTCCCGGTGGAAAACGAAGCGCGCGAGCAGTTGATGAACACGGCGAAGATGCCGTTCATCTTCAAACACCTGGCCGTGATGCCGGACGTGCACCTGGGCAAGGGCTCGACCATCGGCAGCGTGATTCCGACGGTGGGCGCGATCATTCCGGCCGCGGTCGGCGTCGACATCGGTTGCGGCATGATCGCCGCGCGCACTTCGCTGATGGCCGCCGACTTGCCGGATAACCTGCACGGCCTGCGCAGCGCCATCGAGCAAGCGGTGCCGCATGGCCGCAGTTCGCCCCGTTCGCGCCGGGACAAGGGTGCCTGGGATGAGATCCCGCGACAGGCCGATCAAGCCTGGGCGGCGCTCGACCCACGCTTCAAGTTGATCACCGACAAATACCCGACGTTGGCCAAAACCAACAACCGTGGACATCTGGGCACGTTGGGCAGCGGTAACCATTTCATCGAGGTCTGCCTGGATGAAGCCAATCGGGTCTGGTTCATGTTGCACAGCGGTTCCCGTGGTGTCGGCAACGCCATTGGCAACCTGTTCATTCAACTGGCCCAGGCGGATATGCGTCAGCACATCGCCGACTTGCCGGACCGCGACCTGGCGTACTTCGAAGAGGGCAGCCAGCACTTCGATGACTACGTCGAAGCGGTGGGGTGGGCCCAGGATTTCGCCAAGCAGAACCGTGCGTTGATGATGCAAGCGGTGATTCAGGCGACACGGCAAGTGATCAGCAAGCCTTTTGAGGTGGCGCTGGAGGCGGTGAACTGCCATCACAACTACGTGCAGAAAGAACGGCATTTCGGTGAAGAGATTTTGGTGACGCGCAAAGGCGCGGTGTCGGCGAAGAAGGGTGAGTTGGGGATTATTCCGGGGTCGATGGGGGCGAAAAGCTTCATCGTTCGCGGCTTGGGTAACGAGCAATCGTTCTGCTCCTGCAGCCACGGCGCCGGTCGCACCATGAGCCGGACCAAGGCCAAGAACACCTTCACCCTTGAAGATCAGATCCGCGCCACCGCGCACGTGGAGTGCCGCAAGGACGCTGCCGTGATCGATGAAATTCCGATGGCCTACAAGGACATCGACAAAGTCATGCACGCCCAGCGCGAGCTGGTTGAAGTGCTGCACACCTTGCGTCAAGTGGTGTGCGTAAAAGGATAG
- a CDS encoding TROVE domain-containing protein, whose protein sequence is MANFKLFNTQQANLPACDTLNAAQAPAYAYSAKHKLAQLAVTGCLNSTFYACAESQLDQVLQLVAELDSRYVAKAALYARKKGHMKDMPALMLAALTAQRSALVPEVFEQVVDSGKMLRNFVQILRSGATGRKSLGSQPKRLVQNWLNSASERQLLQASIGNQPSLADVVKMVHPKPNEAWRAAFFAWLIGKPVDVQALPELTRSLLAFRSGASREVPQVPFQLLGNETLSKEQWAIQARNMGWQALRMNLNTLARHGAFQVPGCAEYVAARLADAEAVAKARVYPYQLLAAYRMTGDDVPHIVREALQDALELSLANVPALQGHVVVCPDVSGSMHSPVTGYRQGATSAVRCIDVAALIAAAVLRKQPQARVMPFEVQVVDVQLNPRDSVMSNAEKLAAACGGGTNCSAPLAKLADAKAKVDTLILVSDNESWIDARRRGGSETMRQWERIKQINPHARLVCIDMQPGATTQAPDREDILNVGGFSDSVFDVIEQFTTGHYGAQHWVKVIEAME, encoded by the coding sequence ATGGCCAACTTCAAACTGTTCAACACCCAACAGGCAAACCTGCCGGCATGCGACACGCTCAACGCCGCTCAAGCCCCGGCTTATGCCTATAGCGCCAAACACAAGTTGGCCCAACTGGCCGTGACCGGGTGTCTGAACTCGACGTTCTACGCTTGCGCCGAAAGCCAATTGGATCAGGTGTTGCAATTGGTCGCCGAGCTGGACAGCCGTTACGTGGCGAAGGCCGCTTTGTATGCTCGTAAAAAGGGTCACATGAAAGACATGCCGGCCTTGATGCTCGCCGCCCTCACCGCACAGCGTTCGGCGCTGGTGCCAGAGGTGTTCGAGCAGGTGGTGGACAGCGGCAAGATGCTGCGCAACTTCGTACAGATCCTGCGCAGCGGTGCCACGGGGCGCAAGTCCCTCGGTTCGCAGCCAAAGCGACTGGTGCAGAACTGGTTGAACAGCGCCAGCGAACGCCAGTTGCTCCAGGCCTCGATCGGCAACCAGCCGTCGCTGGCGGACGTGGTGAAGATGGTTCACCCCAAGCCCAACGAAGCCTGGCGTGCAGCGTTCTTCGCCTGGCTGATCGGTAAACCGGTGGACGTGCAGGCATTGCCGGAACTGACCCGCTCGTTGCTGGCCTTCCGTAGCGGCGCGAGCCGGGAGGTGCCGCAGGTGCCGTTCCAACTGCTGGGTAACGAGACGCTGAGCAAGGAGCAATGGGCAATCCAGGCCCGGAACATGGGCTGGCAAGCCCTGCGCATGAACCTCAACACCCTGGCGCGCCACGGTGCGTTTCAAGTGCCGGGCTGCGCCGAGTATGTAGCGGCGCGGTTGGCGGATGCCGAGGCGGTGGCGAAGGCGCGGGTTTATCCATACCAGTTGTTGGCGGCGTATCGCATGACCGGGGATGACGTGCCGCACATAGTGCGCGAGGCGTTGCAGGACGCGTTGGAACTGTCCTTGGCCAACGTGCCGGCGCTGCAAGGTCATGTCGTGGTGTGCCCGGACGTCTCGGGCTCGATGCACAGCCCGGTCACTGGTTATCGCCAGGGCGCGACCAGCGCAGTACGCTGCATCGATGTGGCTGCACTGATTGCTGCCGCGGTTTTGCGCAAGCAACCCCAAGCCCGGGTGATGCCGTTTGAGGTGCAGGTGGTGGACGTCCAGCTCAACCCGCGTGACAGCGTGATGAGCAACGCCGAGAAACTGGCCGCTGCGTGCGGTGGCGGGACCAACTGCTCGGCGCCACTGGCGAAGCTGGCCGACGCCAAGGCCAAGGTCGATACGCTGATCCTGGTCTCGGACAACGAATCCTGGATCGATGCGCGTCGCCGTGGCGGTAGCGAGACGATGCGGCAATGGGAGCGGATCAAGCAGATCAACCCCCATGCGCGGCTGGTGTGCATCGATATGCAACCGGGGGCCACGACCCAGGCGCCGGACCGTGAGGACATCTTGAATGTCGGCGGTTTCAGCGACTCGGTGTTCGACGTGATCGAACAGTTCACCACCGGCCACTATGGTGCGCAGCACTGGGTCAAGGTGATCGAGGCCATGGAGTAA
- a CDS encoding 3-hydroxybutyryl-CoA dehydrogenase: MNLQHIGVIGAGTMGNGIAQVCAVAGFSVTLIDISESALQKAVATVGKNLDRQVAKATLSEEQKLAALDKIRTSTDYASLKGVQLVIEAATENLDLKLRVLQQIAAQVSAECVIASNTSSLSITQLAASVSQPERFIGLHFFNPVPVMELIEVIRGLQTSDATHALALDMATTLGKTAITAGNRPGFVVNRILVPMINEAILVFQEGLASADDIDAGMRLGCNQPIGPLALADLIGLDTVLAILEAFYDGFNDSKYRPAPLLKEMVAAGYLGRKTGRGFHAYA; the protein is encoded by the coding sequence ATGAATCTGCAACACATCGGCGTGATTGGCGCGGGCACCATGGGCAACGGGATTGCGCAGGTTTGCGCCGTGGCCGGCTTCAGCGTGACCTTGATCGATATCAGCGAAAGTGCCCTGCAAAAGGCTGTGGCGACTGTCGGCAAGAACCTTGATCGGCAAGTCGCCAAAGCGACGTTGAGCGAAGAGCAGAAACTCGCCGCCCTCGACAAGATCCGCACCAGCACTGATTACGCCAGCCTGAAAGGCGTGCAACTGGTGATCGAAGCCGCCACCGAAAACCTCGACCTGAAACTGCGGGTGCTGCAACAGATTGCCGCGCAGGTCAGCGCCGAGTGCGTGATCGCCTCCAACACGTCCTCATTGTCGATTACCCAACTCGCCGCCAGCGTCAGCCAGCCCGAGCGTTTCATCGGTCTGCACTTCTTCAATCCGGTGCCGGTGATGGAGCTGATCGAGGTGATTCGCGGCCTGCAAACCAGCGACGCGACCCACGCCCTGGCGCTGGACATGGCCACGACGCTGGGCAAAACCGCGATCACCGCCGGCAACCGCCCGGGCTTCGTGGTGAACCGGATCCTGGTGCCGATGATCAACGAAGCGATCCTGGTGTTTCAGGAAGGCCTGGCCAGCGCCGATGACATCGACGCCGGCATGCGCCTGGGCTGCAACCAGCCGATCGGCCCGCTGGCCCTGGCGGATTTGATTGGCCTGGATACGGTGCTGGCGATTCTCGAGGCGTTCTACGACGGCTTCAATGACAGCAAATACCGCCCGGCGCCGTTGCTCAAGGAAATGGTCGCCGCCGGTTACCTGGGACGCAAAACGGGGCGCGGCTTCCATGCCTATGCCTGA